Proteins encoded in a region of the Triplophysa rosa linkage group LG14, Trosa_1v2, whole genome shotgun sequence genome:
- the ppp5c gene encoding serine/threonine-protein phosphatase 5 — translation MEYGSEKMAEEERSASAEKLKETANNYFKDKDYENAIKYYTEALELNPTNAVYYSNRSLAYLRTECYGYALADATRALELDKNYIKGYYRRATSNMALGKFKAALKDYETVVRVRPNDKDAKMKYQECNKIVKQKAFERAIASDELKRSIVDSLDIESMTIEDDYTGPKLEDGKVTLEFMKELMAWFKDQKKLHRKCAYQILVQVKEVLSKLPSLVEITLEETEKITICGDTHGQYYDLLNIFDLNGLPSPTNPYLFNGDFVDRGSFSLEVILTLFGFKLLHPDHFYLLRGNHETDNMNQMYGFEGEVKAKYTAQMFQLFSEVFQWLPLAQCINSKVLVMHGGLFSEDGVTLDDIRKIDRNRQPPDSGPMCDLLWSDPQPQNGRSISKRGVSCQFGPDVTERFLEQNKLEVIVRSHEVKGDGYEVTHSGKCITVFSAPNYCDQMGNKGAYIHLRGSDLKPEFHQFTAVPHPNVKPMAYANSLMQMGMM, via the exons ATGGAATACGGCAGCGAGAAGATGGCGGAAGAGGAGCGGAGTGCCAGTGCAGAGAAACTCAAGGAGACGGCGAATAACTACTTTAAAG ATAAGGACTATGAGAACGCAATCAAGTATTACACAGAAGCACTGGAGTTAAACCCCACCAATGCCGTCTACTACAGTAACAGGAGTCTGGCCTACCTGCGCACTGAGTGCTATGGCTACGCACTGGCAGATGCCACTCGAGCCTTGGAGCTGGACAAGAATTATATCAAGGGCTACTATCGGCGCGCCACCTCCAACATGGCCCTCGGCAAGTTCAAGGCCGCGCTCAAGGATTACGAGACG GTAGTGCGAGTGCGCCCCAATGACAAAGATGCCAAGATGAAGTACCAGGAATGTAATAAGATCGTCAAACAGAAGGCCTTTGAACGGGCCATCGCCAGCGACGAGCTCAAACGCTCCATAGTCGACTCCTTAGACATCGAGAGCATGA CGATCGAGGACGATTATACTGGACCTAAACTTGAGGATGGGAAGGTTACGCTGGAATTCATGAAAGAATTGATGGCCTGGTTCAAAGACCAGAAGAAACTGCACAGAAAGTGTGCTTACCAG ATCCTGGTTCAAGTGAAAGAGGTTTTATCCAAACTTCCAAGTCTTGTCGAAATAACATTAGAAGAG ACAGAGAAAATAACTATTTGTGGGGACACACATGGCCAGTACTATgatcttttaaatatctttgaCTTGAATGGTTTACCATCTCCAACTAATCCTTAT CTGTTCAACGGTGACTTTGTGGACCGCGGCTCTTTCTCTTTAGAGGTCATTCTCACACTCTTTGGTTTCAAACTGCTTCATCCAGACCATTTTTACCTTCTTAGAG GCAACCACGAGACTGATAACATGAATCAGATGTACGGGTTCGAGGGTGAGGTCAAAGCGAAGTATACCGCTCAGATGTTCCAGCTCTTCAGTGAGGTCTTCCAGTGGCTTCCGCTCGCTCAGTGCATCAATAGCAAAGTCCTG GTCATGCACGGAGGACTGTTTAGTGAAGATGGCGTGACTTTAGATGACATTAGAAAGATCGACAGAAACAGGCAGCCCCCAGATTCGG GTCCAATGTGCGATCTCCTGTGGTCGGATCCTCAGCCGCAG AACGGGCGATCCATCAGTAAGCGGGGCGTGAGCTGTCAGTTTGGGCCTGATGTCACTGAGCGCTTCCTGGAACAAAATAAACTGGAGGTCATAGTTCGCAGTCATGAGGTGAAAGGCGATGGTTATGAGGTCACTCACTCAGGGAAGTGCATCACCGTGTTCTCCGCGCCAAACTACTG TGACCAGATGGGTAATAAAGGAGCTTACATTCACCTCAGGGGATCAGACCTTAAGCCAGAGTTTCATCAGTTTACTGCTGTG cCTCATCCAAATGTCAAGCCGATGGCATATGCCAACTCTCTCATGCAGATGGGGATGATGTAG